The DNA sequence ACGGCGGCTCTTCGTTGGCCCAGAACACGAAGCGGATCGTGTGCTCGGGCTCGGCGTTCTTGAGCCGGTCGGCGAGTTCCAACAAGCCGACGACGCCGCTGGCGTTGTCGTCGGCGCCGGGCGTCTCGGGCACCGTGTCGTAATGTGCTCCGACGATGAGAACCTTGGCATCCGCGGCCTTGCCCGGCACGTCGGCGATCAGGTTCACGCTCTCAACCTCGACACCGTTGGCGACGAACGAGAACGCCTGCCGCTTCACCTCGTAGTCCATTGCAAGGAGCCGACCTTCGAGGTACTTGGCTGAGGCGGCATATGTCTCCGGGTGCGTCGGGTCCCGGTCGGCGTACTCCGTGCTCAGCAGCGTCACCTCGGCTTCGATCCGCTGCTCGACGGATAACTCACGGGGCGTAGCGGTCGCGGGATTCGTCGCAGGCGCGAAGGCAAAAAGCAAAGGCAGCAGCATGGGGGCGAGGCTACACGGCATCACGGGCCGCGCACACTGCTTTTCAATTCCGGTCAGCGCCCTGCCAAATCGCCCGGCAGTTCGTATGATTCGCCTGACATGGCATTCGAACCCGTCCTGCTTTCACGCATCCCGCAGAACCCGGCCGACCGCAAGCTGTACTGGTATGACGATTACGTCGCGACCGGCGGCTACAAGGCGCTCGAGAAGGCGCTCGACATTGAGCCGGACGACCTGATCAAGCTCGTTACCGACTCAGGCCTGCGCGGGCGTGGCGGTGCGGGGTTCAGCACCGGGCAGAAGTGGTCGTTCATCCCCAAGGAAAAGAAGGGACCGCACTATCTCGCGGTCAACGGCGACGAGTCCGAGCCGGGCACGTTCAAGGACCGATACCTGATCGACTACGACCCGCACCAGATGCTCGAGGGTTGCGCGATCACCGCCATCGCGACGCAGATCGACGCCATCTACATCTTCATCCGCGGCGAGTACCACCGCCAGATCAAGGTCACCGAACGCGCCGTCAAGGAAGCGTATGAGAAAGGCATCTTCGGGCCGCAGGGATTGATGAACGGCAAGGGCCGACCTGTTGAGTGCTACGTGCACAGCGGCGCGGGCGCGTACATCTGCGGCGAGGAGACGGGCCTGCTCGAAGCGCTCGAAGGCAAGCGCGGCTGGCCGCGCCTCAAGCCGCCCTTCCCCGCGATCAGCGGCGCGTTCGGCAAGCCCACCGTCATTAACAACGTCGAAACGCTCTGCTGCGTCCCGTGGATCGTCGAACGTGGCGCGGCGTGGTTCAAGACTATGGGCACCAAGTCCAGCCCCGGCCCCAAGCTCTACGGCATGTCCGGCCACCTCAACGCCCCCGGCGTCTACGAAGAGGAACTGGGCATCACGCTCCAAGAGTCCATCGACCTCGCCGGCGGCATGAAGGGCGGTGCTCACAAGGGCACCATCTGCGGCGGCATTTCCATGGGTGTACTCGGACCGGATGAGCTCGACATCAAGCTCGACTTCGATGACGTCCGCTTCCGCGGCGGCTGCCTCGGCCTCGGGACCGCGGGCATGATCGTCATGAACGAGCACACCGACATGGTCGAGGCCCTGCGTAACTGCGTCCGCTTCTACGCCCACGAGTCCTGCGGCCAGTGCACCCCCTGCCGCGAAGGCTCCAGCTGGATGAAGAAGATCATGGACCGCATGGTCGCCGGCCATGCCCGCCAGCGTGACCTGGACATGATGCTCGAACTGGAAAAGACCATGGGCATCATGCCCGGCTGCACGATCTGCGGCCTCGCCGACGGCACCGCCTGGGCCACCCGCACCTTCATCAACAAGTACTACGACGAGTTCCAGGCCCGCCTGCTCCCCGAAACCGAGAAGCGCGTCGCCCTGAACATCCGCGGCACGAGCAACGTCACGACGCCGATGGGAAGCAACACTCGTTAATGGGTGCGCCGCGCCCAAGAACTTGCTCCAGACGATAAAAACGCAACGGCGTGCGGAGTCATCCGCACGCGTTGTCTATGTTGACACACACAGTCGCCGCCGATCCGGAATCCTTACAAAAAATCGTCAAGAAGATTGTTGACGCGGGGTTTGCACTCCTTTAGGTTGAAATCGGTAGGGAAGAGAAGATGCATGTCGATCACGCGATCTCCTCTCTACACCGACACATTGCCCGAACTTAACGCCGCGTGGCGTTTTCGGGCCGTGTAAGTTCGATGTGCGTGGGCTCTTCGTCCGGGTCCTCAGCACAATGGTCCATTGGGCCGGCAACGTCGCCGGTTCAAGCAACGCAAAGTAGAGATCCAGGAGAGACTACATCATGATGTCCCGCAAACACGCCCTTTTTGGCGGCGCACTTCTCAGCGCCGGCATTGCTGCTTCCGCCAGCGCCCAGACCTTCATCCTTTCCGACACCGGCAGCTACGCCGGCACCGCGTTCAACTCTTTCATCGACCTGAACGCCGGTTACTACATCGCCACCCCCTATGCCATCGGTATTGACACCGAAGTCGACATCGCCGCCGGCGTTGATGGCGCGACCGTCGCCGACCTGAATGCCACTGCTGTCTCGCTCGATGGCAGCACCACGGTCAACTCGATCGTGACCGAAGACCT is a window from the Planctomycetota bacterium genome containing:
- the nuoF gene encoding NADH-quinone oxidoreductase subunit NuoF, giving the protein MAFEPVLLSRIPQNPADRKLYWYDDYVATGGYKALEKALDIEPDDLIKLVTDSGLRGRGGAGFSTGQKWSFIPKEKKGPHYLAVNGDESEPGTFKDRYLIDYDPHQMLEGCAITAIATQIDAIYIFIRGEYHRQIKVTERAVKEAYEKGIFGPQGLMNGKGRPVECYVHSGAGAYICGEETGLLEALEGKRGWPRLKPPFPAISGAFGKPTVINNVETLCCVPWIVERGAAWFKTMGTKSSPGPKLYGMSGHLNAPGVYEEELGITLQESIDLAGGMKGGAHKGTICGGISMGVLGPDELDIKLDFDDVRFRGGCLGLGTAGMIVMNEHTDMVEALRNCVRFYAHESCGQCTPCREGSSWMKKIMDRMVAGHARQRDLDMMLELEKTMGIMPGCTICGLADGTAWATRTFINKYYDEFQARLLPETEKRVALNIRGTSNVTTPMGSNTR